A region of Bradysia coprophila strain Holo2 unplaced genomic scaffold, BU_Bcop_v1 contig_373, whole genome shotgun sequence DNA encodes the following proteins:
- the LOC119082106 gene encoding cGMP-dependent protein kinase, isozyme 2 forms cD5/T2 isoform X1, with protein sequence MKIRRYPGKAIDASLSLDQGNIMESIYANNWINANEIIKTKGDLHKRYDLITTTTDNSTSSLGKYQKTLEQIRNFDLEPKDPSVAKTIKELNGYQPSTLRKKNRRQYHDWDEDSVPALNSVPATRNGKSDTHAPRYEILANNEKHKSSTRNDGRTKSNSTVKRSQTMRDTKSEFSKTLDVKDNLIDKSVQKTTISTAASRRESNTSSNCDNPLKYTPRLIESDPTTTTADATKYQTFNTNKPVVRAKSVRIHPSVVLSGIFNKNDHDGAQFINDLTPSTPIMTPVIHSSPSKFNTIAVPNKKNAVAAHTANRFVSSSPTSKCNQKLAYTDDEIRYPRQSPSDSAQQNNNFYPSSEESDETFSIPRPRLIVPVHTYARKRRTGNLHSDHMFTKADDDDDDTDVHINEGRVEVSREGRYLSTLSGAKVLGELAILYNCQRTATITANTDCKLWAIERQCFQTIMMRTGLIRQAEYSEFLKSIPIFKNQPEDILIKISDVLEETFYQKGDYIVRQGARGDTFFIISKGQVRVTIRQTNTEEEKFIRVLGKGDFFGEKALHGDDLRTANIVADSPEGVTCLVIDRDTFNQLISNLDDIRTRYDDEGTLERKRINEEFSGVSLADLRVLSTLGVGGFGRVELVQIHGDPTRSFALKQMKKSQIVETRQQQHIMSEKEIMSEANSQFIVKLFKTFKDRKYLYMLMESCLGGELWTILRDKGHFDDGTTRFYTACVVQAFDYLHSRNIIYRDLKPENLLLDVKGYVKLVDFGFAKKLQSGRKTWTFCGTPEYVAPEVILNRGHDISADYWSLGVLMFELLTGTPPFTGADPMRTYNIILKGIDAIEFPRNITRNACALIKKLCRDNPTERLGYQRGGISEIQKHKWFDGFYWEGLCNRTLTPPILPNVKCATDTTNFDDYPPDPDGPPPDDNTGWDKDF encoded by the exons atgaaaattcgccGATATCCTGGCAAAGCGATAGACGCCAGTCTGTCCCTGGACCAAGGCAACATAATGGAATCAATTTATGCGAACAATTGGATCAACGCCAACGAAATCATTAAAACGAAAGGCGATTTACACAAACGTTATGATTTGATAACAACCACAACGGACAACAGTACATCATCGCTGGGGAAATACCAAAAAACGTTGGAGCAAATTCGCAATTTCGATCTGGAGCCAAAGGATCCGAGTGTCGCCAAAACGATTAAGGAGCTGAACGGTTATCAACCGTCTAcactacgaaaaaaaaatcgccgtcAGTACCACGATTGGGACGAAGACTCAGTGCCGGCCTTGAATTCCGTACCAGCGACACGGAACGGTAAAAGTGATACGCATGCACCGAGATATGAAATCCTTGCAAATAATGAGAAGCATAAATCATCGACAAGAAATGATGGTCGGACCAAATCCAATTCGACTGTTAAGCGATCTCAAACGATGAGAGACACAAAGTCTGAATTTTCAAAGACATTAGACGTAAAAGATAATTTAATCGATAAATCGGTGCAAAAAACCACTATTAGTACTGCCGCCAGCCGTAGAGAGTCGAACACTTCCTCTAACTGTGATAATCCATTGAAATACACACCAAGGCTAATTGAATCAGATCCAACAACAACTACAGCCGatgcaacaaaatatcaaaCTTTCAATACGAACAAACCGGTTGTGCGTGCAAAAAGTGTTAGAATACATCCGTCAGTTGTATTATCGGGCATATTCAATAAAAACGATCATGACGGTGCTCAATTCATCAATGATCTCACACCGTCTACACCAATTATGACGCCCGTAATACATTCGTCGCCGAGTAAGTTCAATACGATTGCGGtgccaaataaaaaaaatgctgtGGCTGCCCATACAGCCAACAGATTCGTATCGTCGTCGCCCACATCGAAATGTAACCAAAAACTCGCATACACAGACGACGAAATAAGATATCCAAGGCAATCACCGTCCGACAGTGCTCAACAAAATAACAACTTTTATCCATCCAGCGAAGAATCGGATGAAACGTTTAGCATACCGCGACCGCGATTGATTGTTCCTGTGCACACATACGCCAGGAAACGACGCACCGGAAATCTTCACAGCGATCACATGTTTACAAAAgccgatgatgatgatgacgacaCAGATGTTCACATAAATG AGGGACGAGTTGAAGTATCACGCGAAGGCCGATACTTGTCAACACTATCTGGTGCTAAAGTTTTGGGTGAATTAGCTATTTTATACAATTGTCAGCGTACCGCAACCATAACAGCCAATACCGACTGTAAACTATGGGCCATCGAACGACAATGCTTCCAGACCATTATGATGCGTACCGGATTAATCCGGCAAGCCGAATACAgcgaatttttgaaaag TATTCCCATTTTCAAGAATCAACCCGAAGACATACTTATCAAAATTTCGGACGTGCTGGAAGAGACATTCTATCAGAAAGGTGACTATATCGTGCGACAAGGCGCCCGTGGCGATACATTCTTCATTATATCGAAGGGTCAGGTGCGTGTCACAATCCGGCAAACCAATACGGAGGAAGAGAAATTCATTAGAGTGCTTGGCAAGGGTGACTTCTTCGGCGAAAAGGCGTTACACGG CGATGATCTACGGACGGCAAATATCGTAGCTGACTCACCGGAAGGCGTGACATGTCTGGTCATTGACCGGGATACATTTAACCAATTGATCTCTAATTTGGACGATATTCGTACAAGATACGATGATGAGGGCACGCTAGAACGAAAAAG AATCAACGAAGAATTCTCCGGTGTTTCCCTCGCCGATCTACGAGTTCTGTCTACGCTTGGCGTTGGCGGATTCGGTCGTGTCGAATTGGTGCAAATACATGGCGATCCGACACGTTCATTTGCactgaaacaaatgaaaaaatcgCAAATCGTCGAGACGCGTCAGCAGCAGCACATCATGTCCGAGAAAGAAATCATGTCCGAAGCGAATAGTCAGTTCATCGTTAAACTGTTCAAAACATTCAAAGATCGCAAGTATTTGTACATGCTGATGGAGAGCTGCTTGGGCGGTGAATTGTGGACAATTCTGCGGGACAAAGGCCATTTCGACGATGGTACGACCAGATTCTATACAGCTTGTGTGGTGCAGGCATTCGATTATTTACATTCGcgaaatataatttatag AGATTTGAAACCAGAGAATTTGTTGCTGGACGTGAAAGGCTACGTGAAGCTAGTCGATTTTGGTTTTGCTAAAAAGCTTCAATCGGGACGAAAGACATGGACATTCTGCGGTACTCCCG AATACGTTGCCCCCGAAGTCATTCTAAATCGTGGCCATGACATTAGTGCCGATTACTGGTCACTGGGTGTGTTAATGTTTGAATTGTTAACTG GCACTCCACCATTTACCGGTGCCGATCCGATGAGAACATACAATATCATCCTAAAGGGTATCGATGCCATCGAATTCCCCCGAAATATTACCCGAAATGCATGCGCCCTGATAAAGAAACTTTGTCGCGATAATCCCACAGAGCGGTTGGGTTATCAGCGTGGCGGTATCAGCGAAATTCAGAAGCATAA ATGGTTTGACGGTTTCTACTGGGAAGGACTGTGCAATCGAACGCTTACACCGCCAATTTTACCAAATGTAAAATGTGCCACAGACACCACCAATTTCGACGATTATCCACCAGATCCGGATGGGCCACCACCCGATGATAACACTGGATGGGATAAGGATTTTTAG